A single window of Cytobacillus dafuensis DNA harbors:
- a CDS encoding cupin domain-containing protein: protein MEIFRFDKSTGKYIDHYHSNFIMSRIVKTEKASQIGCMHLDANGIIGFHQAVVPQLLLVVNGEGWVRSDDGLKVKIKKGEAVFWEKGEGHETTTDTGLMAIVIESEELTPSAFMLKRE from the coding sequence ATGGAAATTTTTCGATTTGATAAATCAACAGGTAAATACATAGATCATTATCATTCTAATTTCATTATGTCAAGAATCGTAAAAACAGAAAAAGCATCACAAATTGGCTGCATGCACTTAGATGCAAATGGAATAATTGGTTTCCATCAAGCCGTCGTCCCGCAATTACTCCTTGTAGTAAATGGAGAGGGGTGGGTTCGAAGTGACGATGGATTAAAAGTAAAGATAAAGAAAGGTGAAGCAGTATTTTGGGAAAAAGGAGAAGGGCATGAAACCACAACGGATACGGGACTAATGGCAATTGTTATTGAATCCGAAGAGCTTACGCCATCTGCCTTTATGTTGAAAAGAGAATAG
- a CDS encoding DHH family phosphoesterase has product MYKLLSHNDLDGVGCGILAKLAFGDQVKVRYNSISSLNREVEWFLENDQKDTFLFITDLSVNEENEKRLEAFFKADGKVQLIDHHKTSIHFNDYGWAHVVVEDEEGKLTSATSLFYEYLVTHQFISPSDTLAEFVELVRQYDTWEWEKNNNHQAHRLNALFFLVSIEEFEEKMIDRLMSSAHFYFDDFEKRILDMEDAKIERYIRRKRREVVQTKLGAHFAGIVYAESYHSELGNELGKEFPHLDYIVILNMGGKRVGFRTIHDHIDLSEVAGHFGGGGHAKASGCSLTEEAYKKFVASTFLLEPLREDAKQNRYNLKRSSFGSLYKNRKDDIFFVYSINEHEWVIEKNRIKVEGDFGSFEEAEKFLKRNDEAWLAWDDTFVSFLMDGIKRDKKNIK; this is encoded by the coding sequence ATGTATAAATTGTTGTCACACAATGACTTGGATGGAGTAGGATGCGGTATTTTGGCAAAGCTTGCATTTGGAGACCAGGTAAAAGTCCGATACAATTCCATATCAAGTCTAAATCGAGAAGTAGAATGGTTTTTAGAAAATGATCAAAAAGATACCTTTTTGTTTATAACAGATTTGTCTGTAAATGAAGAGAACGAAAAAAGATTAGAAGCTTTTTTTAAAGCTGATGGTAAGGTTCAGCTGATTGATCATCATAAAACTTCTATTCATTTTAATGATTATGGGTGGGCACATGTTGTTGTTGAAGACGAGGAAGGTAAATTAACATCTGCAACCTCTCTATTCTATGAATATCTTGTCACTCATCAATTCATTAGTCCTTCAGACACTTTAGCAGAGTTTGTTGAACTCGTAAGACAATATGATACATGGGAATGGGAGAAAAATAACAATCATCAAGCACACCGTCTAAATGCTTTGTTTTTTCTAGTATCGATTGAGGAATTTGAAGAAAAAATGATAGACAGATTGATGTCAAGCGCTCATTTTTATTTTGATGATTTTGAAAAGAGAATATTGGATATGGAAGATGCGAAAATCGAACGCTACATTAGACGAAAAAGAAGAGAAGTCGTTCAGACAAAACTAGGTGCACATTTTGCCGGAATAGTTTATGCAGAATCCTATCATTCAGAGCTTGGAAATGAGCTAGGAAAAGAATTTCCGCATCTTGATTATATTGTTATTTTAAATATGGGAGGAAAACGTGTAGGATTTCGAACCATTCATGATCATATTGATTTGTCAGAAGTAGCTGGCCATTTTGGAGGGGGAGGTCATGCAAAAGCATCGGGCTGCTCATTAACGGAGGAAGCTTACAAGAAGTTTGTAGCAAGCACATTTCTCCTTGAACCGCTGCGAGAAGATGCGAAGCAAAATCGGTATAACTTGAAACGATCCTCGTTCGGCTCACTCTATAAGAACCGAAAAGATGATATCTTTTTTGTCTATTCGATCAATGAACATGAATGGGTGATCGAAAAAAATAGGATCAAAGTGGAGGGGGATTTTGGAAGTTTTGAGGAAGCGGAAAAGTTTTTAAAGAGAAATGATGAAGCATGGCTTGCATGGGATGATACATTTGTTAGCTTTTTAATGGATGGAATAAAAAGGGATAAAAAAAATATTAAGTAG
- the corA gene encoding magnesium/cobalt transporter CorA, with amino-acid sequence MIRTFAVTNDHKLLEDIVLDRLNDSNIKWFWIDFETPNEGEMLVLKTHFNFHPLAIEDCMHLLQRPKLDYYEGYDFFVLHSLNQHTLFPEEVDVFVGKNFIITFHLSPSPEIVMVRQRLKEENKIQRKGALHIFYLLMDKIVDEYFPALYKIEDDLNEIEMKDANRNLMEEVFGIRSQLLKLRRTILPMRELLYRILNSERVIIPKDERAYFMDIYDHLLKLSEMIESNRELTNDLRDSYISLNSDRMNNIMKTLTVMSSIFIPLTFIASIYGMNFENMPELSWQWGYYVVLGVMLTVGLGLLIGLWKMGWFK; translated from the coding sequence ATGATTCGGACTTTTGCTGTTACAAATGATCATAAGCTTTTAGAGGATATAGTGTTAGACCGACTAAATGATTCAAATATTAAATGGTTTTGGATCGACTTTGAAACTCCTAATGAAGGAGAAATGCTGGTTCTAAAAACACATTTTAATTTTCATCCTTTAGCAATTGAGGATTGTATGCATTTACTGCAACGACCAAAATTGGATTACTATGAAGGTTATGATTTTTTTGTATTACACTCTTTGAACCAACACACACTTTTCCCAGAAGAAGTTGATGTATTTGTTGGTAAAAACTTTATTATTACATTCCATTTATCACCATCACCTGAAATCGTAATGGTTCGACAGAGATTAAAAGAGGAGAATAAGATTCAAAGAAAAGGTGCCCTGCACATTTTTTATTTATTAATGGACAAGATTGTCGACGAGTATTTTCCAGCGCTTTACAAAATTGAAGATGATTTAAATGAAATAGAAATGAAAGATGCCAATCGGAATTTAATGGAAGAGGTTTTTGGGATAAGGAGCCAGCTATTAAAATTACGGCGAACCATTTTACCAATGCGAGAATTGCTTTATCGAATCTTAAACTCTGAACGGGTGATTATTCCAAAAGATGAAAGAGCTTATTTTATGGATATTTATGATCATTTGCTTAAGCTTTCAGAGATGATTGAATCAAACCGTGAATTGACAAATGATCTTCGAGACAGCTATATTTCCCTAAATTCAGATCGAATGAATAATATAATGAAGACATTGACTGTCATGTCATCAATTTTTATTCCTCTTACATTCATTGCAAGCATATATGGCATGAACTTTGAAAATATGCCGGAGCTAAGCTGGCAGTGGGGCTATTATGTTGTATTAGGGGTTATGCTGACAGTTGGCTTGGGCTTATTAATTGGTTTATGGAAGATGGGCTGGTTTAAATAA
- a CDS encoding tripartite tricarboxylate transporter permease, with the protein MENDYLQLIMSGLLNTLNPANLGLIILALAAGVIVGAIPGLSAAMATALLVPVTFGMDPAMGISMLAAIGIGAVYGGGNSAILLNTPGTPSSVVTTFDGYPLSQKGKADDALYTSLYCSVIGGVFGALCLIFLSIPLSSVAIKLGPPEYFWIAIFGLSTIASLSYGAVFKGMLSGAIGLLIGTIGLDPVMAAPRFTFGYSPLMQGINIIAAMIGLFAFSQMLVLAGSNKTTIANYQKRKGAATSVINQLLKSSKFNILRSSFIGTIIGVMPGAGAEIASMVSYNEAKRWDKNPKRFGTGEIDGIVASEAANNASIGGMLMPTLTLGIPGGAAAAIMMGGLLTHGIQPGSKLFTNHGDIVYTFMISFLVANLLLLIVGLLLIKVTIRVLNIPIRFVITGMIVLCTVGTYALQNSMLDVVVMVVFGVIGFFGNRAGLDNAAIALGLILAPLTENALVQSLLLAKSEDSLFNVFISRPISLLFIILTILTLVLPTLLAKRRKLSGNQFTENNKEVG; encoded by the coding sequence ATGGAAAATGATTATCTCCAATTAATCATGTCAGGGTTGCTTAACACATTAAATCCTGCAAACTTAGGGCTCATTATTCTCGCTTTGGCAGCAGGGGTCATAGTCGGCGCTATTCCAGGTCTATCGGCTGCTATGGCCACAGCACTACTAGTGCCAGTTACTTTTGGCATGGATCCTGCAATGGGAATATCCATGTTGGCCGCAATTGGAATTGGGGCAGTATATGGAGGGGGTAATTCTGCAATACTATTAAATACTCCGGGTACTCCATCTTCGGTCGTCACCACTTTTGATGGGTATCCATTGAGCCAAAAAGGTAAGGCTGATGATGCTTTATATACATCTCTGTACTGTTCTGTTATAGGTGGTGTTTTTGGTGCGTTATGTTTGATTTTCTTATCAATACCCCTTTCTAGTGTTGCAATAAAGCTTGGACCTCCCGAATATTTCTGGATAGCTATTTTTGGGCTTTCTACCATAGCCTCTTTATCATACGGGGCAGTATTTAAGGGGATGTTATCTGGAGCAATCGGTTTATTGATAGGTACTATAGGATTGGATCCGGTCATGGCTGCTCCGCGCTTCACGTTCGGGTACTCACCGTTAATGCAAGGTATTAATATCATTGCAGCAATGATTGGCCTTTTTGCCTTTTCCCAAATGCTAGTTTTAGCCGGTTCAAATAAAACAACAATAGCAAACTACCAAAAAAGAAAAGGAGCAGCTACATCAGTAATAAATCAACTTTTAAAAAGTTCCAAATTCAATATTCTTCGCTCATCTTTTATTGGAACAATTATTGGTGTAATGCCAGGGGCCGGAGCTGAAATTGCTTCAATGGTTTCCTATAATGAAGCAAAGAGGTGGGATAAAAATCCAAAAAGATTTGGAACGGGTGAGATAGATGGAATAGTAGCTAGTGAGGCAGCAAATAATGCAAGTATTGGTGGCATGTTAATGCCAACTTTAACATTGGGTATTCCCGGAGGAGCAGCTGCAGCCATTATGATGGGGGGATTACTTACTCATGGAATCCAACCGGGATCAAAATTATTTACAAACCACGGAGATATTGTATATACGTTCATGATATCTTTTTTAGTAGCAAATCTATTGTTGCTAATTGTCGGACTACTGCTTATAAAAGTGACTATTCGTGTTCTAAACATACCAATACGTTTTGTAATCACTGGAATGATAGTGCTATGTACAGTAGGTACATATGCTTTACAGAACAGCATGTTAGATGTAGTTGTAATGGTTGTTTTCGGAGTAATAGGATTTTTTGGCAATCGTGCGGGTCTAGACAATGCAGCTATTGCATTGGGGCTAATTTTAGCACCGCTCACTGAAAATGCTTTAGTACAATCTTTATTGCTTGCAAAAAGTGAAGATTCACTATTCAATGTATTTATCTCACGTCCAATATCTTTATTATTCATTATTTTAACTATCTTAACTTTAGTTTTACCCACTTTATTAGCAAAACGTAGAAAGTTAAGCGGAAATCAGTTTACGGAAAACAATAAGGAGGTGGGATAG
- a CDS encoding nucleotidyltransferase family protein, giving the protein MIIRSELDIIRLIEKDLWMIEILQAVKSLELPDSWVCAGFVRSKVWDTMHGFKERTPIPDVDVIYFDKENINELEEKILEDKLRELIPNIPWSVKNQARMHVVNNFPPYLSSIDAISKFPETVTALGVKLDEVDKVILIAPHGIADVINLELKPTPFFVGSHDLMEKYRNRMIKKRWNSIWPMIKINRI; this is encoded by the coding sequence ATGATCATTAGAAGTGAATTAGATATAATACGGCTAATTGAAAAAGATCTATGGATGATCGAAATTTTACAAGCTGTAAAGTCATTGGAATTACCAGATAGCTGGGTCTGTGCCGGTTTTGTTCGTTCTAAGGTTTGGGATACAATGCATGGTTTTAAAGAAAGAACACCAATTCCAGATGTTGATGTGATTTATTTTGATAAAGAAAATATTAATGAATTGGAAGAGAAAATTCTTGAGGATAAACTAAGGGAGCTAATCCCAAATATTCCTTGGTCCGTAAAGAACCAGGCAAGGATGCATGTTGTAAATAATTTTCCGCCTTATTTATCATCTATTGATGCTATATCAAAGTTTCCAGAGACCGTAACCGCTTTAGGTGTAAAGTTAGATGAAGTAGACAAAGTGATTCTAATAGCTCCTCATGGAATAGCTGATGTGATCAATTTAGAATTAAAGCCAACACCTTTTTTTGTTGGAAGTCATGATCTTATGGAAAAATATAGAAATAGAATGATCAAAAAGAGATGGAATTCGATATGGCCAATGATAAAAATTAATAGAATTTAA
- the htpG gene encoding molecular chaperone HtpG: protein MEKKQFQAESKRLLEMMINSIYSQKEVFLRELISNASDAIDKIYYKALTDDTLTFNKDSYYIKVIPNKANRTLTIIDTGIGMSKEDLENNLGIIAKSGSLAFKSENELKDGHDIIGQFGVGFYAAFMVADVVTVISKALGQEEAYKWESEGADGYTITPFEKEQVGTEIILKIKENIEEENFDEYLEEYRLKAIIKKYSDFIRYPIKMEMTGKRPIEGNETELEDYTEEQIINSMVPIWRKNKNELTTEDYEKFYTEKHYGFDKPLKHIHISVDGTIRYNAILYIPEKIPFDYYSKEFEKGLELYSNGVLIMNKCSDLLPDYFSFVKGMVDSEDLTLNISREMLQHDRQLKLIEKNINKKIKSELLSLLKNEREKYEEFYKSFGRQLKFGVYNDFGTHKEVLQDLIMFYSSKEKKMVTLDEYVSRMTEDQKYIYYASGESNERIEKLPQTELLAEKGYEILYFTDDIDEFAIRMLMNYKEKEFKSVSSGDLGLDEEEIEKADENEQNENKELFDFMKNVLADKVKDVRLSKRLRSHPVCLTTDGEISIEMEKVLNSMPDNQNIKADKVLEINNNHEVFQSLVTAHANDKEKLKLYTNLLYNQALLIEGLPINDPVEFTNDICKVMV from the coding sequence TTGGAAAAAAAGCAATTTCAAGCTGAATCGAAAAGGCTACTAGAAATGATGATTAACTCTATATACTCACAGAAAGAGGTTTTTTTAAGAGAGTTAATTTCAAATGCAAGTGATGCTATTGATAAAATCTATTATAAAGCACTAACGGATGATACTTTAACATTTAATAAAGACAGTTATTACATAAAAGTTATTCCTAACAAAGCGAACAGAACCTTAACGATAATTGATACCGGAATTGGGATGTCGAAAGAAGATCTTGAAAATAATCTTGGAATCATTGCCAAGAGTGGTTCATTAGCTTTTAAATCTGAAAATGAACTAAAAGATGGTCATGATATTATTGGCCAGTTTGGTGTTGGATTCTATGCGGCATTTATGGTAGCTGATGTTGTTACAGTAATTAGTAAAGCATTAGGACAAGAAGAGGCATACAAATGGGAATCAGAAGGTGCAGATGGATACACGATTACACCTTTTGAGAAAGAACAGGTTGGTACAGAAATCATCCTAAAAATAAAAGAAAATATAGAAGAAGAGAATTTCGATGAGTACCTTGAGGAGTATCGATTAAAAGCAATCATTAAGAAGTACTCTGACTTTATCCGCTATCCAATTAAAATGGAGATGACTGGAAAAAGGCCGATAGAAGGAAATGAAACTGAATTAGAGGACTATACGGAAGAGCAAATTATTAATAGCATGGTTCCGATTTGGAGAAAAAATAAAAACGAATTAACGACAGAGGATTATGAAAAGTTTTATACTGAAAAACACTATGGATTCGACAAGCCTTTAAAGCATATTCACATAAGTGTAGACGGGACAATTAGATATAATGCCATTCTTTATATCCCTGAGAAAATTCCATTTGATTACTATTCAAAAGAATTTGAAAAGGGACTTGAGTTATATTCGAATGGTGTATTAATTATGAATAAATGTTCTGACCTGCTGCCAGATTACTTTAGCTTTGTTAAAGGAATGGTAGATTCTGAAGATTTAACTCTCAACATTTCTAGAGAAATGTTACAGCATGATCGTCAGTTGAAGTTAATTGAGAAAAACATCAACAAAAAAATTAAAAGCGAATTGTTAAGCTTACTGAAAAATGAACGAGAGAAGTACGAAGAATTCTATAAATCCTTTGGCAGACAGTTAAAATTCGGAGTTTATAACGATTTCGGAACTCACAAAGAAGTTCTACAGGACTTAATCATGTTCTATTCTTCAAAAGAGAAAAAGATGGTCACGCTAGATGAATATGTTTCTAGAATGACGGAAGATCAAAAGTATATTTACTATGCTTCTGGTGAATCAAATGAAAGAATTGAAAAGCTGCCGCAAACAGAATTATTAGCAGAGAAGGGCTACGAAATACTATATTTCACTGATGATATCGATGAATTCGCAATTAGAATGCTAATGAATTATAAAGAAAAAGAATTCAAATCTGTTTCAAGCGGAGACCTTGGCCTTGATGAAGAAGAGATTGAAAAGGCTGATGAAAATGAACAAAACGAAAATAAAGAGCTTTTTGATTTTATGAAAAATGTTTTAGCCGACAAAGTGAAAGATGTAAGGCTTTCAAAAAGATTAAGGTCACATCCAGTTTGTCTCACTACAGATGGAGAAATTTCGATTGAAATGGAAAAAGTACTAAATTCCATGCCAGATAATCAAAATATAAAAGCTGACAAGGTATTAGAAATAAATAATAATCATGAAGTATTCCAATCATTAGTAACAGCACATGCTAATGATAAAGAGAAATTGAAATTATATACAAATCTGCTCTATAATCAAGCATTATTAATTGAAGGGTTGCCAATCAATGACCCTGTAGAATTTACGAACGACATTTGTAAAGTTATGGTGTAA
- a CDS encoding tripartite tricarboxylate transporter TctB family protein codes for MKRTFIERFKNMDTLLAIVILLVVSLFIVQSLEFNYPVNVFPLTLEGLIALFALIILLRPRKINRTSEEENQGTPNWLKIAGMFFGSVIYLVIMPLVGFYITSFIFISFTAWIIGKNYSLKALGISSAVSLMIMFFIFAIFSLFVQVPTPSGILL; via the coding sequence TTGAAGAGAACTTTTATCGAACGCTTTAAAAATATGGACACTCTGTTGGCAATTGTTATCCTGCTAGTAGTATCATTATTTATTGTTCAAAGTTTGGAATTTAATTATCCAGTTAATGTTTTTCCATTAACATTAGAAGGTTTAATTGCCTTATTCGCTTTGATTATTTTGCTAAGACCAAGAAAAATAAATAGGACATCTGAAGAGGAAAATCAAGGTACTCCAAATTGGCTTAAAATTGCAGGAATGTTTTTTGGATCGGTTATTTATCTAGTAATAATGCCTTTAGTCGGATTCTATATAACAAGCTTTATTTTTATTTCATTCACAGCATGGATAATAGGAAAGAACTATTCTCTTAAGGCTCTTGGAATAAGCTCAGCAGTCAGTTTAATGATTATGTTCTTTATTTTTGCAATATTCAGTTTGTTCGTTCAAGTGCCTACACCAAGTGGAATTTTGTTATA
- a CDS encoding HXXEE domain-containing protein, giving the protein MAQWTDVQTLIWLFPIIFILHDFEEIIMVEKWMKKNSNVIFEKLPRRIANRVIKQFSMTTAQFSVSVLAIFLFVSSSTYMAIQYVNHGSLANIYFFTIFIIVFLLHVFTHIGQSILFRSITPGVITSVFIVFPYCIVMINSLFKSQVINWKTIFVSLPFVILIIPIVLFAHWIGKKAV; this is encoded by the coding sequence ATGGCACAATGGACTGATGTTCAAACACTTATCTGGCTATTTCCAATAATATTTATTCTTCATGATTTTGAAGAAATTATTATGGTTGAAAAGTGGATGAAAAAAAATTCAAATGTCATTTTTGAAAAATTACCAAGAAGAATAGCTAATCGAGTCATCAAGCAATTTTCAATGACAACAGCACAATTTTCTGTTTCGGTATTGGCTATCTTTCTGTTTGTTAGTAGTTCTACTTATATGGCAATTCAATATGTTAATCATGGTTCACTTGCCAACATTTATTTCTTTACTATTTTTATTATAGTTTTCCTTCTTCATGTATTTACTCATATTGGTCAGTCTATCTTATTTCGTTCAATTACCCCTGGTGTTATAACTTCCGTATTTATAGTTTTTCCTTATTGCATAGTAATGATAAACTCATTATTTAAAAGTCAAGTCATAAATTGGAAAACTATATTCGTCAGCTTACCTTTTGTCATTTTGATTATTCCTATTGTACTTTTTGCCCATTGGATTGGAAAAAAAGCAGTATAA
- a CDS encoding NAD-dependent protein deacylase: MLLTKWLKESKYTVVFTGAGMSTESGLPDFRSSKQGLWNKKDPSKIASTRALNDDVEEFIAFYRERVLGVKECQPHKGHNILAEWEKTGVIKSIITQNVDGFHQAAGNKKVAELHGTLQKLHCQSCLKVYSSEEYLNQAYYCECGGILRPSIVLFGESLPEETFEFALNEARKSELFIVLGSSLSVTPANQFPLIAKENGAKLVIVNWEPTDFDMYADEVINEIEIGSLLVELNNAK, from the coding sequence ATGTTATTAACAAAATGGTTAAAGGAGTCGAAGTATACGGTGGTATTTACAGGTGCTGGCATGTCAACTGAAAGTGGTTTACCAGATTTTCGCTCTTCTAAACAAGGATTATGGAATAAGAAAGATCCTAGCAAAATTGCTAGTACAAGGGCATTGAATGATGATGTAGAAGAATTTATAGCCTTTTATCGTGAACGTGTTTTAGGAGTAAAGGAATGTCAGCCACATAAAGGACATAATATTTTAGCAGAATGGGAAAAGACTGGCGTAATCAAATCAATCATTACACAAAATGTTGACGGATTCCATCAAGCAGCAGGAAATAAAAAAGTAGCGGAACTACATGGAACTTTGCAAAAGCTTCATTGCCAGTCTTGTTTAAAGGTATACAGCAGTGAAGAATATCTTAATCAAGCATATTATTGTGAGTGCGGCGGAATACTCCGTCCTTCGATTGTGTTATTTGGAGAATCTTTACCAGAAGAAACCTTTGAGTTTGCCTTAAATGAAGCGAGAAAATCCGAACTATTTATCGTATTAGGCTCCTCGCTCAGTGTTACCCCAGCAAATCAGTTTCCACTTATCGCGAAAGAAAATGGCGCAAAATTAGTAATAGTGAATTGGGAACCAACTGATTTCGATATGTATGCTGATGAGGTTATTAACGAAATCGAAATAGGGAGTCTTTTAGTAGAATTAAATAATGCCAAATAA
- a CDS encoding GntR family transcriptional regulator, translated as MNVNAFTDKKSLSSDLVMYIKEKLLTGQLKPGDRIVETKMAKELGISQTPLREAIHQLVGEGIVSIVPNKGTSIREFTPKDIFEIYSLRANLESLAFKLALFNRKPQDIHHLEMCLEKMKQKVNSDSVHSLSKDTTHIHTYINQLSQHSHLIEVISSISFKVALVNSRLRGKYSKQYEWEEHAKLIKVFIEGDPIQVEQEVKSHIYRAYCVFTDAFVTEKVEDCDFWQVL; from the coding sequence ATGAATGTGAATGCGTTTACAGATAAGAAAAGCTTGAGCTCTGATCTGGTCATGTATATTAAAGAAAAGTTACTGACGGGTCAATTAAAACCAGGGGATCGGATTGTTGAAACTAAGATGGCCAAGGAATTGGGGATTAGTCAAACCCCCCTTCGTGAAGCGATTCACCAGCTTGTAGGAGAAGGGATTGTTTCCATTGTTCCAAACAAGGGGACATCCATTAGAGAATTTACCCCAAAAGATATATTTGAAATTTATTCTTTGCGCGCGAACTTAGAAAGTCTGGCTTTTAAACTTGCACTTTTTAATCGAAAACCCCAAGATATCCACCATTTAGAAATGTGTTTAGAAAAGATGAAACAAAAGGTGAATAGTGATTCTGTACATTCCCTATCAAAGGATACGACCCACATCCACACCTATATAAATCAGTTATCTCAACATTCTCACCTGATTGAGGTAATTAGTTCGATTTCATTTAAGGTCGCATTGGTCAATAGCAGGCTTCGAGGGAAATACTCAAAGCAGTATGAATGGGAGGAACATGCCAAGTTGATTAAAGTGTTCATTGAAGGGGATCCCATTCAGGTAGAACAAGAAGTGAAATCTCATATTTATAGGGCATATTGTGTTTTTACTGATGCTTTCGTTACTGAGAAAGTGGAGGATTGTGACTTTTGGCAAGTATTATAA
- a CDS encoding IS3 family transposase (programmed frameshift), whose amino-acid sequence MAKYTAEDKLAAVHRYLEGKESYISIAKSLNTSDSVVRNWVMQYETHGVEVFLKKSYTSYSAQFKLDVLNYMNDYGTSPNETALIFNITSPALIRKWRGLFESQGIDALESKKKGRPFMKKESKKKQPAEGSQEALLAELEYLRMENAYPKKVECLSSRREEISERQKAKVIFELRSEFKVINLIKVAGIKRSTYYYWVKQLKRPDKYTDIKEAIKEIFNEHKGRYGYRRITLELRNRNYCINHKTVRRLMTQLGLKSLVRIKKYRSYRGKVGSVAPNILERDFKASKPNEKWVTDVTEFHLFGEKLYFSPILDLFNGEIIAYNIEKRPVFPLVSKMLDQAFLCLTEGDTPILHSDLGWHYQMKKYQHLLKENHMTQSMSRKGNCLDNAVIENFFGLLKSELLYLLEFESIEHFTLELENYIYYYNHNRIKAKLKGLSPVEYRIQSLKAA is encoded by the exons ATGGCTAAATATACGGCTGAGGATAAACTAGCTGCAGTTCATCGTTATTTAGAAGGTAAAGAGAGTTATATTTCAATAGCGAAGTCACTTAATACATCTGACAGTGTAGTAAGAAACTGGGTAATGCAATACGAGACTCATGGTGTGGAAGTATTCCTGAAAAAATCCTATACAAGTTACTCAGCTCAGTTTAAACTAGACGTATTAAATTATATGAATGATTATGGGACGTCTCCGAATGAAACTGCTTTGATTTTTAACATTACTTCTCCTGCTTTAATCAGAAAATGGAGAGGACTATTCGAATCTCAAGGAATAGACGCCCTCGAATCAAAGAAAAAGGGGCGTCCATTCATGAAAAAGGAATCAAAGAAAAAACAACCAGCAGAAGGATCTCAGGAAGCATTGTTGGCTGAACTTGAATATTTACGAATGGAGAATGCTTACC CTAAAAAAGTTGAATGCCTTAGTTCAAGAAGAGAGGAAATCTCAGAGCGTCAAAAAGCGAAAGTGATTTTTGAGCTAAGGTCCGAGTTTAAAGTAATTAATCTAATTAAAGTGGCAGGCATAAAACGCAGCACCTATTATTATTGGGTTAAACAGTTAAAACGTCCTGATAAATATACAGACATTAAAGAAGCTATTAAGGAGATTTTTAACGAACATAAAGGAAGGTATGGCTATCGTCGAATCACCCTAGAATTACGAAATCGTAACTATTGTATTAATCATAAAACAGTACGTCGACTTATGACCCAACTGGGTTTAAAATCTCTTGTGCGTATTAAGAAATATCGTTCTTATCGCGGAAAGGTAGGAAGTGTCGCTCCTAACATATTGGAACGAGATTTCAAAGCTTCTAAACCTAATGAAAAATGGGTAACAGACGTAACTGAATTTCATTTGTTTGGGGAAAAGCTTTATTTTTCACCAATTCTGGATTTGTTTAATGGCGAAATTATAGCCTACAATATTGAAAAGAGACCAGTATTTCCTCTCGTATCAAAGATGTTAGACCAAGCTTTTCTATGTTTAACTGAGGGGGATACACCTATCCTTCATTCTGATCTGGGTTGGCACTATCAAATGAAAAAATATCAACACTTATTGAAAGAAAATCATATGACACAAAGTATGTCTCGAAAGGGCAACTGTTTGGATAATGCAGTCATAGAAAATTTCTTTGGCTTATTAAAATCTGAACTCCTTTATCTACTAGAGTTTGAGAGTATTGAGCATTTTACATTGGAATTAGAAAATTATATTTATTACTACAATCACAATCGAATTAAAGCAAAATTAAAAGGACTGAGCCCTGTAGAATACAGAATCCAGTCCCTAAAAGCTGCTTAA